In Pedobacter sp. W3I1, one DNA window encodes the following:
- the murF gene encoding UDP-N-acetylmuramoyl-tripeptide--D-alanyl-D-alanine ligase, giving the protein MITTERLYDYYLENPVISTDTRNITPGCIFFALKGDLFNANEFAAQAIEKGAAYAVIDEEKYAINSQCLLVENVLNTLQDLARHHRKQLSIPVIGLTGSNGKTTSKELINAVLAERYKTFATFGNLNNHIGVPLSILSITDDVQIAVIEMGANHQKEIELLCTIAQPTHGIITNVGMAHLDGFGGFEGVKKGKAELYAYLRETHGYTFINRDNPYLIEMSTAAGLNKLIYYGTENGNTIKGALKSSDPFIEVDWTNHEVSSSVKTNLTGSYNFENILAAICIGDFFDMNPEEINAGLSNYQPRNNRSQLTKTEKNTVICDFYNANPSSMTAALKNIAVLSADKKTAILGDMFELGPESHGQHQLIAKQASESGLSQIIFIGKDFYAFRDTIKGVFFETPTAAAQYLQENPVQNHLVLLKGSRGMKLESLLQYL; this is encoded by the coding sequence ATGATTACAACCGAAAGATTATACGATTACTACCTAGAAAACCCTGTTATTTCTACCGATACAAGAAATATTACTCCCGGTTGTATCTTTTTTGCGCTTAAAGGAGATCTTTTTAATGCCAACGAATTTGCCGCTCAGGCGATTGAAAAGGGCGCAGCTTATGCAGTTATTGATGAAGAAAAATACGCAATAAACAGTCAGTGCCTGTTAGTAGAAAATGTATTAAACACTTTGCAGGATCTGGCGCGCCATCACCGTAAACAACTTAGCATTCCCGTTATTGGCTTAACAGGCAGTAATGGTAAAACAACCAGTAAAGAATTGATAAATGCTGTTCTGGCTGAGCGATATAAAACCTTTGCCACCTTTGGCAATTTAAATAACCACATTGGCGTTCCTTTATCAATCTTATCCATTACTGATGATGTGCAGATTGCGGTAATTGAAATGGGGGCAAACCACCAAAAGGAAATAGAGTTGCTTTGCACCATTGCCCAGCCCACACATGGCATTATTACCAATGTTGGCATGGCACATTTAGATGGGTTCGGTGGGTTTGAAGGTGTAAAAAAGGGTAAAGCAGAACTTTATGCCTATTTAAGAGAAACCCATGGCTATACTTTTATCAATAGAGACAATCCTTACTTAATAGAAATGAGTACTGCCGCAGGTTTAAATAAACTCATTTATTATGGAACAGAAAATGGTAATACCATTAAAGGCGCATTAAAAAGCAGCGATCCTTTTATTGAGGTGGATTGGACAAACCATGAAGTTTCATCATCGGTAAAAACCAATTTAACAGGAAGCTATAATTTCGAAAATATTCTTGCAGCCATCTGTATTGGCGATTTCTTTGATATGAACCCTGAAGAAATCAATGCTGGCTTATCGAACTACCAGCCCAGGAACAACCGTTCGCAACTCACCAAAACAGAAAAAAATACGGTCATCTGCGATTTTTATAATGCCAATCCAAGTAGTATGACGGCAGCATTGAAGAATATTGCCGTGCTATCGGCCGATAAAAAAACCGCTATTTTGGGCGACATGTTCGAATTAGGACCAGAATCTCACGGCCAGCATCAACTCATTGCCAAACAAGCCAGCGAAAGTGGTTTAAGCCAGATCATTTTTATTGGAAAAGATTTTTATGCCTTTAGAGATACGATTAAAGGGGTGTTTTTCGAAACGCCAACAGCGGCAGCCCAATATTTACAAGAAAACCCTGTTCAAAATCATTTAGTCTTGTTAAAAGGATCGAGAGGAATGAAGCTGGAAAGTTTGCTGCAATACTTGTAG